From the genome of Longispora fulva:
AGCCAGCCGAGGTCGTCGTCGGAGAAGGTCCGCCGGCCGCCGCTGGTCCGGTCGATGTCGGCGAGCAGGCCGATCTTCTCGTAGTAGCGCAGCGTGTCCAGGCTGAAGCCGCTCTTCTCCGCGGCTTCCGAGGGCGAGTAGCCGATCATGCCGCCGAGCGTACTTGACCTGGAGCGCACTCCAGGTTGTTGGCTGGTGGCCATGACACACACGAGAACTCTGGGACGCAGCGGCATCGAGGTCTCCGCCGCCGGCTTCGGCTGCTGGGCGATCGGTGGGCCGTTCTGGGCCGGCGACCAGCCGCTGGGCTGGGGGAACGTCGACGACGACGAGTCCGTCCGCGCCATCCGGCACGCCGTCGACCTGGGCATCACGTTCTTCGACACGGCCAGCGTGTACGGAGCCGGCCACAGCGAACGGGTACTGGCCAGGGCGCTGCACGGCATCCGGGACACCGTGGTGATCGCCAGCAAGTTCGGCGAGACCTTCGACGAGGACACCCGCCAGACCCACGGCATCGACGCCAGCCCGGAGTACATGAGGTCCTGCCTGGACGGGATACTCCGCAGGCTCGGCACCGACCACCTCGACCTTTACCAGCTGCACGTCAACCACCTGCCGCTCGACCAGGCGCTCGACTTGATCGACCCGCTGGAGGACCTGGTGGCCGCCGGCAGGATCCGCGCCTACGGCTGGAGCACCGACCACGCCGACCGCGCGGCCGTGTTCGCCGCCGCCGGCCGGCACTGCGCGGCGATCCAGTTCGACCAGTCCGTGCTACGCGACAACGCGGCCATGGTCGCGCTGTGCAAGTCCGCCGACCTCGGCGGGATCAACCGCGGCCCGCTGGCGATGGGGCTGCTCAGCGGCAAGTACCACACCGGGGCGGCCATCGGCGCCGACGACGTCCGGGGCCGCACCCCGGACTGGCTCACCTACTTCGACGACGGAGTGGCCAACCCGGAGTGGGCCCGCCGGGTCGACGCCATCCGCGACATCCTGACCTCCGGCGGGCGGACCATGCCCCAGGGAGCACTGGCCTGGCTGTGGGCCCGCAGCCCCAACATGATCCCGATCCCGGGGATCCGTACCGTGGCCCAGGCCGCCGAGAACGCCGGCGCGCTCGCCTTCGGCCCGATGAGCACCGCCGAGTTCGGCCAGATCGAATCCCTGCTCCGCCCGTGACGCCGCCCGCAGAACCCGGCGCGACGCCCGACAATCCCGACAACCCCGATGACCTGGAGAAACCGTGACCACCCTGGAGAACCGGCCGGGCACCGCCCTCCTGGTCATCGACGCGCAGAACGACGCCCTGGCCGGCACCCACGCCCGCGACACCGTCGTAGCGAATATCGGCGACCTCGTCGACAGGGCCCGCGCGGCGCGGGTACCCGTCATCTGGGTCCGGCATTGCGACGACCGGCTCGTCCGGGGCGGCGATGCCTGGCGGATCATCCCAGAGCTGTCCCCGGACGACGCCGAAGCGCTGGTGGACAAAAACCACGGGGACGCGTTCGAGGACTCCACCCTCGAGCCGGTGCTGGCCGGCCTCGGCGTCGGCCGACTCGTGGTCGTCGGAGCCCAGAGCGACATGTGCGTCCGGTCGACGCTGCACGGCGCATTCTTCCGGGGGTACGACACGATCCTGGTCGCCGACGCGCACACCACGAGCGACCTGACGGGCCGGGGCGCGCCACCCCCGGCCCAGGTCATCGCCCACACGAACCTGTACTGGAGCCACCAGTCCGCGCCGGGCCGCACCGCCGGCACGGTCGCCACCACCGACGTCGACTTCGGGCGCTAACGAGTCGTAACGAAATGAGCTCGTGGTTGCGTCGGGAATGACGCTGTGTCAGACGTCGTTGACGCGGCCGGAGGGGGTGCGAGTCAGTCGAGGAGAAGAGTGCAAGCAAGCCGTGGGAGGTCGACGACGGACTATGGGCACGGATCGAGCCGCTGCTGCCGGTGGTCCAGCGCCGATACCGTCACCCTGGTCGACGACGCCTGGATGATCGGCAGGTGCTCTCCGGGATATCGCCCGGCGCGGCACCGAACACGGCTCCGGCCTGGGCCTCTACCGCTGGGTCGTCGAGGGCACGATCGCACTGCTGCACTGGTTTCGTCAATTGCGCATCCGCTGAGAGATTCGCGACGACATCCACCATGCCTTTGCCACACGCGGCTGTGCCGTCATCTGCTGGCGACGGCTGAAACCGTCGCTGTGACTCCAGTCGATGGACCCCACAGATTGTCGCGCACGTCAGAGCGCTCTTCTGGACCGCTGTCCCATTGGATCA
Proteins encoded in this window:
- a CDS encoding aldo/keto reductase, encoding MTHTRTLGRSGIEVSAAGFGCWAIGGPFWAGDQPLGWGNVDDDESVRAIRHAVDLGITFFDTASVYGAGHSERVLARALHGIRDTVVIASKFGETFDEDTRQTHGIDASPEYMRSCLDGILRRLGTDHLDLYQLHVNHLPLDQALDLIDPLEDLVAAGRIRAYGWSTDHADRAAVFAAAGRHCAAIQFDQSVLRDNAAMVALCKSADLGGINRGPLAMGLLSGKYHTGAAIGADDVRGRTPDWLTYFDDGVANPEWARRVDAIRDILTSGGRTMPQGALAWLWARSPNMIPIPGIRTVAQAAENAGALAFGPMSTAEFGQIESLLRP
- a CDS encoding isochorismatase family protein codes for the protein MTTLENRPGTALLVIDAQNDALAGTHARDTVVANIGDLVDRARAARVPVIWVRHCDDRLVRGGDAWRIIPELSPDDAEALVDKNHGDAFEDSTLEPVLAGLGVGRLVVVGAQSDMCVRSTLHGAFFRGYDTILVADAHTTSDLTGRGAPPPAQVIAHTNLYWSHQSAPGRTAGTVATTDVDFGR